The candidate division KSB1 bacterium genome segment CCGATCAGCTGCGCGATCGTCTTCTCCGAGGTGCTGGCCGGTCCGATGGTACAACAGATCTTCGTCTTCCTCACCATTCTTCTCCTTGCTGGTCGACTCATCGTTAGGTACCTCGTATCTCATTCACACCCGTGGATAGGTCGTGGCTACCACGGAACCGCCACGCGCCGGGCGGTCTTACGCCTTCTTATGTTGCCATGGGTGCCCTTGGCGGCACAGGCCCCCGATGGAATTGATAGTGCTGTGTCTCGAGTGAATTGCCGTCCCCTGAAGCACCCGGCGGCGCTGCTGCCTTTGGAGGCCTTTCGTAAACACCACGTGGCTCCATGCCTCCTATCCCATCACCATGACAACAGCTCGTGCAAGGGAGGAAACTTGGACCTCCATCGCACCAGCTGCCATTGTTGGCCGTTGCTGGTCAGCACAATCGCCCCTTCCTGGTCGGTGCGCATCACTCTGGCCCCGGCCTTCTGGAGGCGTTGGAGAACGCTGCGCGAAGGGAGGCCGTGCGGATTGCCGGCTCCCACCGAGACGACTGCCATCTCGGGTCTCACCGCCTCTAGAAACTGCTCCCCGGAAGACAGATTGCTGCCGTGATGTCCCACCTTGAGCACCTGGCTTCGTAGCAACCCACCATAGCGGAGCAAGGCCTCCTCTGCAGGGATTTCGGCATCCCCCATCATCAAGATGCGCGTCGGACCATAGGCAACAAGGAGCACGGCGGAGGTGTTGTTCACGCCGTAGGGCGGGGGGCTGTGGCCTCCCACGAAACGGGGAGAAGGATGGAGCACAAAGACGAGGGCTGGATCCCAACCGCTCAGTTCGTCGCCCGCCTGGATCTCCTGCTGCGGCACGTGCAGACTGTCCGCGAGGCGGCGCAGCTCCCGGAACAGAGCGGCTGTATCGCTCTGGGCAGGGGCGTAGAGCTGCCGCACCCGTAACGAGCGAAGAAGATGAGTTGCCCCTCCATAATGGTCGCTGTGCGGATGGGTAATCAGCAGCCCGTCCAAGCGGCGCACACCTTGCTTGCGCAGAAACGGTTCCACCACTGTCCGCCCGGCATTCCAAGTTGAATCGGCAGGCCCAGCGTCCACCAGCAGGGTCTTTCCGCTGGGGAAACGGATGCAAGTTGCGTCCCCCTGGCCCACGTCAAGTATGGTGACCTGCAACAACCCTCGCGGGCGGAGCGCGTCGGCCCACACCGCGCAGCAGGCAACTGCCACCAAAAGCTGCACGGCTCGGCTACGCCACCGCGCATCGCGCGCTAGGGCTAAGCCCAATAAGGCATAATAGGCAACCGCGTGCAAAAGGCGAGGCTGGTGATAGCCAACATAGGCCCAGGGCAGATTCCCCATCCACTCCACTCCGCGCAAGAGAGCCGTCAACACCAGCCAGTTGCAGGCGGCATAGAGCTTGGCCAGTGGCCAGCATAGAGGCGCCAGCAGTACGGTCGTGTACCCCAGTGCCACAACAAGCCCCACTGCCGGAACGACCACCAGATTGGCAACGAGCGACAGGAGGGGCACCCGCGCAAAGTAATAGGCGGTCAGGGGCAATGTACCCAGTTGAGCGGCCATGGA includes the following:
- a CDS encoding DNA internalization-related competence protein ComEC/Rec2, with protein sequence MRGKPALFACLAFAAGVVIARYGLEEVVPAHVMLWGLCSWLVVSGALLFVPRAKGVIGYALLVALVAAGALRYLWTAGVTHSRSHIVHLAKGEGQVALLRGVAISAPDQRQDYALVKVQASEVVVATGAVRVQGKVLLRVPTNYCPIRYGDSLEVQGVLTLPPKSRNPGGFDYREYLRAQGIHALFKCRVPEDVRFLGSGHGSALLRKVVYPLRERIVRTVDRSLTGDQAAFLKALLVGERGEIRLELRQAFANTGVVHVLAVSGLHVGFVVLIVNAVARVLRVPVAIRPVAMCVVLVLFVLITEARPPVVRATIMAGVLLLSTSLRRGTNVYNSLGVAGLIVLLVNPFELFQAGCQLSFAAVASIVSLYARLQELWGAPLLRAVERNSFLATAVVPLLLVSMAAQLGTLPLTAYYFARVPLLSLVANLVVVPAVGLVVALGYTTVLLAPLCWPLAKLYAACNWLVLTALLRGVEWMGNLPWAYVGYHQPRLLHAVAYYALLGLALARDARWRSRAVQLLVAVACCAVWADALRPRGLLQVTILDVGQGDATCIRFPSGKTLLVDAGPADSTWNAGRTVVEPFLRKQGVRRLDGLLITHPHSDHYGGATHLLRSLRVRQLYAPAQSDTAALFRELRRLADSLHVPQQEIQAGDELSGWDPALVFVLHPSPRFVGGHSPPPYGVNNTSAVLLVAYGPTRILMMGDAEIPAEEALLRYGGLLRSQVLKVGHHGSNLSSGEQFLEAVRPEMAVVSVGAGNPHGLPSRSVLQRLQKAGARVMRTDQEGAIVLTSNGQQWQLVRWRSKFPPLHELLSW